In Catenulispora sp. MAP5-51, the genomic stretch GCCGCCAGCAGTGGCTTGCGGCCCGGGAGGCGGTCCTTCCAGCTGCGCGGAGTGTCCGATATGTCTGAAGTGTCCGAAGGATCCGGAATGACCGTCGGGAGCACCACGGTCTGCGCGTGCGGCCCCATGGCCGGGTACGGCTTGGCGTCGAGCACGACCGTCTCGTCCAGAGCGCTGTCGGTGAGCGCCCGATCGGCCAGGGACGGCAGAGCCTGCGTCTGGTCCAGGGCCGTCAGCGCCACCGGCTCGTCGCTGTGGGTCGGCATGAAGCGCGTTTCCGGCGCCTGCGTGCTGTGCACCCGCGCGCTCCGTGCCCGCGACAGGATCGCCGTCTCCAGCTGCTCCGGATCCAGCGCCGGCATCGCCTTGCGCGCCGCGGTCGTCCCGCGCTCCAGCGAGTGCCCGATGACCGCGCTGGCCGACGTGGCCACCGCGCTGGCGACCGCCGCGCCCACGATCGTGCCGGCCACGCCGAGCTTGGAACCCACGGCGGCGGCCAGGGCGGCCGCGCACGCGCCGGCGGCGATCTTGGTGACGGACAGGTCGATTCTGTGCCGCGTCGCGGGCTCGTGGTCGGCGCGGTCTGGGTCCCGGGTCTCATCCGTCGGCGTAGTCATACGCTCATCAGTTTTCCAAGCCGCACCACGGTTTTTCGAATCAACCCCCGCTTATTGTGACCGGATTCACGTGGCGGCGGGAGTTTGCACCTGAGCCCCGCGCCTAGTTCTCCACAGAGCGCACGCGGTCGGCCACGGCGCGCGCCAACTCCACCGGCGCCTGGTCCGGGATCCAGTGGCTGATGCCGTTCAGCTCGACGAACCGGTAGGGCCCCTCCACGCACTGCGCGCAGTTCTCCGCGACCGCGCGTCCGATCGCGACGTCCTCGGTGGACCACACGAACGTGGTCGGGATCCGCACGTTCGGCAGCGCCGCCGACTGCTTCACGTTGATCGCGCGGTACCAGTTCAGCGCCGCGGTCAGCGCCGGGCGCTGCCCGAGCACCGCGTAGTGCGGCAGGATCGCCGATTCCGGCAGCGGGGAGAACAGGTCGTGCAGCGCGCGGGCGCTGTTGGCCAGCAGCACGTCCTCGGGCTTGTCGTCCATCCGGAACAGCTGCACGTAGGCCGAGCGCTCCCGCTGGTCCTCGCCCTCCGGGCCGGGGTCGGCCAGCACCTCGTAGAAGCCGCGCAGGTGCGGCACCGAGACGGCCGTCAGGGTCTTGAAACGGTCCGGGTGCGCCACCGCGGCGTGCCAGGCGACGATCGCGCCCCAGTCGTGCCCGACCAGGTGCGCGCTGGGCAGGTGCAGCGCGTCCAGCAGGCCGACGACGTCCTCGACCAGCCGGTCCACGTGGTAGGCGGAGACCTCCGCGGGCCGGGCGCCGGGGGAGTAGCCGCGCTGGTCCAGCGCGATGGTGCGCATCCCGTC encodes the following:
- a CDS encoding alpha/beta fold hydrolase; translation: MRAYHVTIGAYEFAATEEGPQSGPPVVLLHGFPQTSASWQATSRLLAADGMRTIALDQRGYSPGARPAEVSAYHVDRLVEDVVGLLDALHLPSAHLVGHDWGAIVAWHAAVAHPDRFKTLTAVSVPHLRGFYEVLADPGPEGEDQRERSAYVQLFRMDDKPEDVLLANSARALHDLFSPLPESAILPHYAVLGQRPALTAALNWYRAINVKQSAALPNVRIPTTFVWSTEDVAIGRAVAENCAQCVEGPYRFVELNGISHWIPDQAPVELARAVADRVRSVEN